The Camelina sativa cultivar DH55 chromosome 14, Cs, whole genome shotgun sequence genome includes a window with the following:
- the LOC104740499 gene encoding exonuclease 1-like, with product MGIKDLLRFMKPYILPIHIQKYAGKRVGIDAYSWLHKGAYSCSMELCLDTNGKKKLRYIDYFMHRVNLLQHYEIIPVVVLDGGHMPCKAATGDERQRKRKANFDAAMVKLKEGNVGAATELFQRAVSVTSSMAHQLIQVLSSENVEFIVAPYEADAQLAYLSSLELEQGGIAAVITEDSDLLAYGCKAVIFKMDRYGKGEELILDNVFQAVDQKPSFQNFDQELFTAMCVLAGCDFLPSVPGVGISRAHAFISKYQSVERVLSVLKTKKGKLFPDDYSSSFAEAVSVFQHARIYDFEAKKLKHLKPLSQNLLSLPVEQLEFLGPDLSPSVAAAIAEGNVDPITMEAFNRFPVSKRQLEAPARSFKEQEKRSSFLLCSLSENEERIELKRNADEAMIDLDTVLKETKNSKQDSDLHKLLSQPNRDQKVIRPSNPSLIPDNNPFKIRKTDEINLEFAEYGLQELENSFVTKSQAVDVSSSSPKSNEHEFAMDKEEVMIDLSKLEDSVIKEDSEKKIEKENFESTEEDIVEIKNHVNITTKRVRGAKPRAESFKVKTNCRSSESKKTTIKKKHSILDFFQRL from the exons ATGGGCATAAAGGATCTTCTCAGGTTCATGAAGCCTTACATCCTTCCCATTCATATCCAGAAATACGCCGGCAAACGA GTGGGAATCGATGCATATTCATGGCTTCACAAAGGAG CATACTCATGTAGTATGGAGCTGTGTTTAGATACTaatgggaagaagaagctgaggtACATTGATTACTTCATGCACAGAGTCAACCTTCTTCAACACTATGAGATCATCCCTGTCGTTGTTCTCGATGGTGGTCATATGCCCTGCAAGGCTGCCACTGGTGATGAACGTCAAAG GAAGCGAAAGGCGAACTTTGACGCTGCAATGGTTAAGCTCAAGGAAGGGAATGTCGGAGCTGCCACCGAGCTTTTTCAG AGAGCTGTCAGTGTAACATCATCCATGGCTCATCAATTGATTCAG GTTCTGAGTTCAGAGAACGTCGAATTTATTGTAGCTCCATATGAGGCTGATGCTCAGCTAGCTTACCTATCCAGCCTCGAACTGGAACAAGGCGGGATTGCTGCTGTTATAACTGAGGACAGCGATTTACTTGCATATGGCTGCAAAGCT GTAATCTTTAAGATGGACCGGTATGGTAAAGGGGAGGAACTAATTCTTGATAATGTTTTCCAAGCCGTTGATCAAAAGCCTTCGTTCCAGAATTTTGATCAAGAGCTATTCACTG CAATGTGCGTATTAGCGGGATGTGATTTTCTCCCCTCGGTTCCTGGTGTTGGCATTTCAAGAGCTCATGCATTCATCTCCAAGTACCAGAGTGTAGAACGC GTTTTGTCAGTTCTCAAGACGAAAAAGGGCAAACTATTTCCTGATGATTACTCCAGCTCTTTTGCAGAAGCAGTTTCAGTTTTTCAGCATGCTCGTAT ATATGACTTTGAGGCTAAGAAGCTCAAGCACTTGAAACCCCTCTCTCAGAACCTCCTGAGTTTACCAGTTGAACAACTTGAGTTCCTGGGACC AGATTTGTCGCCATCTGTTGCTGCTGCAATTGCTGAAGGAAATGTTGATCCCATAACCATGGAGGCTTTTAACCGCTTTCCGGTGTCTAAGAGACAGTTAGAGGCGCCTGCTCGATCATTCAAGGAACAGGAAAAGAGAAGCTCCTTTTTGTTATGTTCTTTGTCTGAAAATGAGGAAAGAATAGAGCTCAAAAGGAATGCAGATGAAGCTATGATCGATCTAGACACTGTCCTGAAGGAGACAAAGAATTCCAAACAAGATTCAGATCTACACAAACTCCTTTCTCAGCCTAACAGGGATCAGAAGGTTATCCGGCCCAGCAATCCCTCACTCATTCCAGACAACAACCCGTTCAAGATAAGAAAAACCGATGAAATCAATCTGGAATTTGCAGAGTACGGTTTGCAAGAACTTGAGAATTCTTTTGTGACCAAAAGCCAAGCAGTGgatgtgtcttcttcttcaccaaaatcTAACGAACACGAATTTGCAATGGATAAAGAAGAGGTAATGATCGATTTGTCCAAGCTTGAAGACTCTGTAATCAAAGAAGACTCGGAGAAGAAAATAGAGAAGGAAAATTTCGaatcaacagaagaagatatAGTGGAAATTAAAAACCATGTGAACATTACAACAAAGAGAGTTCGTGGAGCAAAACCTAGAGCGGAGAGTTTCAAAGTGAAAACAAACTGTAGAAGCTCAGAGAGCAAGAAGACTACAATCAAGAAGAAACACAGTATATTAGATTTCTTTCAACGATTATAG
- the LOC104740498 gene encoding protein MOTHER of FT and TFL1-like: MAASVDPLVVGRVIGDVLDMFIPTATMSVYFGPKHITNGCEIKPSTTLNPPKVNISGHSDELYTLVMTDPDAPSPSEPSLREWVHWIVVDIPGGTNPSKGKEILPYMEPKPPVGIHRYIFVLFRQNSPVGLMVQQPLSRANFSTRMFAGHLDLGLPVATVYFNAQKEPASRRR; encoded by the exons ATGGCAGCTTCTGTTGATCCTTTGGTGGTCGGAAGAGTGATCGGAGATGTGTTGGACATGTTCATCCCAACCGCCACTATGTCTGTCTACTTCGGCCCCAAACAC ATCACTAACGGATGCGAGATCAAACCCTCCACCACACTCAACCCTCCAAAAGTCAACATCTCCGGCCATTCCGATGAGCTTTACACTCTC GTGATGACTGACCCGGACGCACCTAGCCCAAGCGAGCCGAGCCTGAGAGAATGGGTCCATTG GATTGTCGTGGATATTCCCGGTGGCACCAACCCCTCAAAAG GAAAGGAGATACTTCCTTACATGGAACCAAAACCACCAGTGGGGATTCACCGTTACATATTTGTACTCTTCAGGCAAAACTCACCGGTGGGTCTGATGGTGCAGCAGCCGCTGTCACGAGCCAATTTCAGCACCCGAATGTTCGCCGGACATCTCGATCTTGGTCTACCTGTGGCCACTGTCTACTTCAACGCCCAAAAGGAGCCTGCTTCACGCAGGCGCTAg